A stretch of DNA from Pseudomonadota bacterium:
ATACTGAGCTTATAATGAAGTGTCTCTATAAAAGCAACAAACAAGCGATTGACACGCTCCGGTAAAGTTTCCGCAACACATGAGTCTTTCCTACTTACGTGGGTTCTAAGAACAGCAAGTGCAACCTCTGAAAGCCCTTTGGTTTTTTTAACCTTCGTTGATGGATTCTCTAATTTATCAATTTCAATTGCAAGACTCCAGGCTCCTGATGCCAATTTTAGAAATACTTCATTTGGATAAAACCCCTTAAAGAAGAAAGTCACTTCTGTTAAAAAATCTTGTGTTGAGAGTTTCTCCTTAGAACCATTTTTTCTTGCAAGATTAAAGAAAGGAACATTTCCAAAATAGCTCTTAATTTCAGCGATGACCTGCTCAACCGAAAGAAAAGCATCTATAAGCCCCAAATTCTCTGATATGCAAATGAGCTTAGGAAGATATGTTATATAAGGGTCAACCAGATGTATATCATATTCTCGTCCAAACTCTCTAAACTTCATGCATAGAGGAGTGATAACTTTTTCATGTAAAAGATTGATTTCTATTCCTCTAACGGCGAGATCTCGAGCTATCTCCCGGCCAGCTTGAATATAATTGTCAGGTGTCAAATCTGATAATTTATAACAAGAAACCGCGGAAGGCGCATACGCGGGTTCTTCCGTGGAAGAATGCTGTTCTTCTGTAAGCACGAAGGCTGAAAAAAACCTATTTATCGACGCAGGATCCTCTTTTGCAGCCTCAAGTGCCACCCCAAAGGCTTCTATAAATTCTCCTAATTTTTGAGCTTCGTCACTTGATGTTATTGAAGCATAGGAACACTTGGAAGCTCTTGTCGCATCTTGCTGAGAAGAAACGGGCAAAATCTCCTTTTTCTGTTCTAGTCCCAAATCCCTAAGCTTGAGTAACAAAGGTTTATAAAAATTTAATGTACTTGTTTGAGAGCTTGAAAAACAACGACTTAGTTCCTTATATATATCCGCAGCTTCTGGGTTTTCTTGAGTAAATTCACGCACTTTTGCTCTACAATATAATTGTGCTCCATCGAAATCAGGATTATTATCTAATAAGTAATCTTCTAATCCATATGCATGAGAAAAGATTAAACATCCCAAAAGAAGATAAGCACTAAATTCTTTAAACATTATATGACCTTATATGAAACATTCAGAATGACTCAAGCTATAAAAAAAGATAATTAAAGAGATGATTTGCATATGGCAAGAAAAAAATTAAAATTCCTTTACCCATACTTCTCAATATTTTGACTTTATAATTTTTTCTTACTCTTTATATCAATGACGTCTGGAAGAGCTTATTTTTTGAATCCAACTCTTTTAAATTAAGATAGCTTTTTCATCAAAAGCGCTTTATACTTTACTTCCCCAAAAATAGAGGTGTGTCATGACTAAAAAATCTTTTCTTCGTATTCAAGGAGCGCGTGAGCACAATCTTAAGAATATTAGTATTGATATTCCAAAAAATGAACTCGTTGTAATTACTGGGCTCAGCGGATCAGGGAAATCTTCCCTCGCTTTTGACACACTTTATGCTGAGGGACAACGCCGCTATGTAGAAAGCCTCTCTGCTTATGCAAGGCAGTTTTTAGAATTGATGCAAAAACCAGATGTAGATGCCATCGAAGGCCTTTCTCCTGCAATATCCATTGAACAAAAAACAACGTCAAACAATCCGCGTTCGACTGTTGGAACTGTTACAGAAATATATGATTATTTAAGGCTTCTTTTTGCGCGTATCGGTGTCCCCTATTCGCCTGCAACGAATCTTCCGATTGAAAGCCAAACAATTGATCAAATGATTGATTTGATTATTAAAGGATATAAAGATCAAAAAATTTTACTTCTTGCTCCTGTTATTCGCGGTCGAAAAGGAGAATATAAAAAAGAATTAACAGATTTTAGAAAAAAAGGATTTGGTCGCGTTAAAATTGATGGCACTCTTTATGAAATTGAAAATGTCCCAAATCTTTCTAAAAATCAAAAACATGATATTTCAATTGTCGTCGATCGAGTTATTGTGACAGAAGGCATTGAGCGTCGTCTTGCAGATACGATTGAAACAATCCTAGAACTTTCAGACGGGCTTCTCATTGTTGAAAATGCAGACACCGGAGCAACCCAACTTTTCTCATCTCAATTTTCTTGCCCCGTATCGGGGTTTACACTGGAAGAAATTGAACCGCGCCTTTTTTCTTTCAACAATCCTTATGGAGCTTGCTCGGCCTGTGACGGCCTGGGTGTTAAACTTGATATGGACCCTCATCTTGTTGTTCCCAATCGAGGGCTCTCCCTCATGGAAGGTGCTATTGCACCTTGGTCACATGCTTTTAGTGATTATTATGTTCAAACTTTAGAAAGTCTTGCACGCCATTATAAATTTAAAATGACAACTGCTTTTGCCTTTCTTCCAGAACATGTTCAAAATATCCTTCTTTATGGGAGTGGAAAAGAAAAAATTTCTTTCCATTATCGTGAAAATTTTAAAAAATATTCCCTCTCAAAGCCTTTTGAAGGCGTTATCCCAAATTTAACCCGTCGATTTATTGAAACTGAAAGCAGCAGTATTCGAGAAGACATCGCACGCTATCAATCCACCCATCCTTGTGAAGCATGTCAAGGATATCGCCTCAAGCCAGAAGCTCTTTGCGTAAAACTAAAAGGACTTCATATTGGACAAATAACGGCTTTCTCTATCCAAGAAACGCTTGCATGGATAACAGATTTATCTCAAGAGCTTTCGGGGCAAAAACAAGCCATTGGCGCACGTATTTTAAAAGAAATATATGATCGATTAGGGTTCTTAGTAAGTGTGGGACTTGGATACCTCTCTCTTTCGAGAACATCCGGAACATTATCGGGAGGAGAAGGTCAACGTATTCGACTTGCTTCCCAAATTGGCTCAGGACTTACCGGTGTTCTTTATGTTTTAGATGAGCCTTCCATTGGCCTTCATCAGCGTGACAATGCAAAACTTTTGACAACTTTAAAACGCCTCAGAGATCTTGGAAATTCGGTTCTTGTTGTTGAACATGATGAAGATGCCATGAGAGAAGCCGACTATCTTATTGATATGGGACCTGGTGCGGGTGTTCATGGTGGAGAAATTATGGCTGCAGGCACTCCTAAAGAAGTCATTAATAATCCCAAGAGCTTAACAGGTCAATATCTTAAGGGACACAAATCTATTCCTCTTCCAAATGAACGTCGCACAGCCAAAAAGGATCAATGGATTTCTCTTAAAAAAGCCTCCGGAAATAACCTTAAAAATGTAAGCATAGATATTCCTCTTGGGACACTTACGTGTCTGACCGGGGTCTCAGGCTCTGGAAAATCTACTTTAATTATTGAAACACTCTATAAATCTCTTGCACGTATTCTTGGATCTTCAACAGATATCCCTCTGCCTTATGAAAAAATTGAAGGTCTCGAATTTATTGATAAAGTCATTGACATTGATCAATCTCCCATTGGAAGAACACCAAGATCTAATCCTGCAACTTACACAGGTGCTTTTACGCCTATTCGTGAATGGTTTGCACAGCTTCCTGAAGCAAAAGCACGCGGGTATAAAGCTGGCCGATTTTCTTTTAATGTCAAAGGAGGACGCTGCGAAGCCTGTGAAGGTGAAGGTCTGATTAAGATCGAAATGCACTTTCTTCCGGATGTTTATGTTACATGTGATCAGTGTAAAGGCAAACGGTATAATCGTGATACGCTTGATATCCATTATAAAGGAAAGTCTATTGCTGATATTCTTGCCATGACGGTTGAAGAAGCAGCTGATTTCTTTAGCGCTCACCCAAGTCTTAAAGATAAATTTGAGATTCTTAAAAAAGTAGGGCTTGGCTATATTCATCTCGGTCAATCTGCCACCACGCTTTCTGGAGGGGAAGCGCAACGCATTAAACTTTCAAAAGAGCTTTCAAGAAGATCAACAGGACAAACCATTTACATTCTTGATGAGCCAACAACTGGCTTACATTTTGAAGATGTTCGAAAGCTTTTGGATGTTCTCAATGCCCTTGTTAATCAAGGAAATACCGTCCTTGTTATTGAGCACAATCTTGAAGTTATTAAAACAGCTGACTGGATATTAGATATGGGACCAGAAGGCGGAAATGACGGAGGGTATCTTGTTGCTTTTGGAACCCCTGAAACTGTTGCTAAGAATCCAAAAAGTCATACAGGACATTATCTCAAGCCTTATCTTAAAAAAATATTTCCTTAAATAAAAAAGAGTCATAAGAAGCTTTTCAGATTATTTCCTTATGGTTTTTTCTATTATTTATATGTATTTACTAGATTTTTTTGTTTTTTGGTTGAAAAGACTCCTTTTCGGGTATATATATATTTTAGATGTTGGTTTGTATTTGAGAAGTAAATTTAATAAATTTGTATCAGACAGGTTGATTTATACTTTTTGAAAAGGATTTTTTTATGACTTTTAGAAATTTATTTGCATTCTTAATGTTTTTTATATGTCTCCCTTTTACAGGATACAGTATGCCTCCTTTAGAAGAACTGGAGAAAGCCCGTGCTGACATTCCTGCAAGCATGGCTCGGCTTTTAAGTCTTCGTACAATGAAAGCGGAAGCTCCGACTCCTCACAAGCAATTTATTCTTACAGGTGCAGAGGAAGTCGCAGGAATTATGGAATTCTTACCCGGGCAAGAATCTGAAAATGCTGTTTTCCGCCTGTCTATGCGTGGCATTTGTCCCTCTCAATGGTTAGAAGCTCTTGCACTCGAAAAGACAGTCCAATCAATCCCTTCTCCTGAAGGCAACGTAAGAGTGCGGGCTCATAATGGAATTTTTAATCTTTATAAAAATCTTTTCAAAATCCGAGACGAAGAGGGAAGACAACAGAGTAGCATAAGCGCGTTCATTGAAGATTTAACACTCACAGACGCTCTTAATGACCTATCGACACTACGCATTCAAATTGAAGGAGATTTTGTTGGCGGGTGCTTAGGACAACTTGCGGCTCTGCATCTTAAAACTTTTATGGGCGACTATGGCGTTTCTTCTCCGCACATTCGTATTTTGACCTATGGCTCACCGACCTTATTTAATGCAGAAGGAGCCGATTTTTATAATAACACGATGGGTCAACAAAATAGCCTTCACTTAAATTTCCGAGGAATGCATGATCCTATTGTTCATAATCCACTTTCTACCCTTCGCACAATCGTTCAATCTCCTAGGATTGTTGATGTCTTGAACCAGATGAACAGGCTTGATTTCAAAATCAGCCTTGCTCTTCCAATACTACAAGCATTTGTTGTTTCTTTTCCAGCTGATGTGGTTGTTCCAGATGTGAAAGCTAATAGCTTAGCAACCACTCTTCTTAGAATTCCGAGTATTAGACATACCCCCGAAGGGCATATTGGCATTCAGATTGCTGTTCCATCTTTCGAAGAGTCCCCCATTCCTGCCCTTCTTGAAAATATAGACTTGAAAAAACTTTCCCCGCTCTCCAAAGCAGTTGGAAAATTTAGTGATTTAGGAAAGTTTTATATGGGAGCTTCCTCTTCAGGAGAGTATGATTCTCGTACAGAAGAAGCACTGCAGGCATTTATTTTGAGTGTTGCTTCCCAGGCACCTGCGCAAAGCTAGGAATAACTATCAAAGAAATCAGAAATAGATTTTGATTAAAAATGTGTGTTCCTTTTATTGGAAAGAAAACCAAAAGGAACACACCTTAACCCTGTTGGGAAGAGGGCAAATAAAAAAATTCAAGTTCAGTTTTTTGAAATCTTAAATTCAACTTTTATGAATTTTTCTCTAAAACACCCTCTCTTTATACTTTTAAAAAAGTATTTGCTCTTTTTTTCTTGTTCTCTTTCAATATCTGGTAGGTTTAAGAAACATCTTAAATAGAAAGAAATACCAACGTCATTTTCCTTTTTTTAAATTCATATTGACGGCTTCTGAATCAGAAAACTTTCCCTGAAAAACTTTCTTTAAAAGATGATTTCGCTGAAGTATAAAAGCATCAACCTTATTTTTATGTCCTTTTAAAGCACATTCAAAGTCATCAAAATTTAAGGTGTTTTCTTGTTTTTTAGTCCATCTAAGGGAAGTTTTTATTGTCATTTATATTCTCCAACTGTTTTGCTAACGAGCAATTTTACTCTCTTTTTTTTAAAAGGTCTTGAGAAATCTTTGCATCTTTTAAAGAATCAGAAAATCACGTCTTCTGGTCAAAAATTTTCTTTCAATTTTCCTGCTTTGAACGAATTAAGTATTCTAAAAGCATACGTGGGCTTAAAGGAGGCGTCTCAGCTAATCCTTGATGATAAAAAACAGTTGATGGCGTTAAAGCAGGCAAGGAATTTGCTTCAATAACAATAAGCTCACCTGTTTCACGATTCGCAAAACAGTCTATTCGGGCATAATTTTTAATTCCAAGAGCTTGTGCAACTTTTTCAATTCTTTCTTTAATCTGAGCTAAAAAAACATTGGAAATTAAAAATGCGGGAGGAGGTGTAATATTGACGCCCGTTCCCCCTTGGAACTTCTCTTCAACATTCAACACATGACTTTCTGAAACCGTTAAACTTGGGTTCATAGCATGATAAATCCCTTTATGCTCTAAAACCCCCGCTGTAATTTCTAACCAGCCAGTCACGGGTGTATGAAAAACGTGATTATCTTTTAAAGTTAAAATATCTGTCGTAATAAAAGGCTCTAAAATATATTCACTTTGAGCAGCTCCCGGATTTAATTCAATGATTGTCTTTTGACCAGAAAAAGTTTCTTGAGGAAAGGCAGACACCCCTTTGCGAACCAATATGAGGTATTTTTCAAGTTCTTCAGCTGTCTCAAGCCGCACAACACCAGCAGAGCACCCATCATCTTTTGGTTTAATGATTAAAGAGGATGTTGACCATTGATCCAATAAATTTTGCCAAAAAATTTCATAATCTGTGCGTGTAAAGTTCTCAAAATTTTGAAGACTTATAATTTTCTTTGGAAGAGACTTTATAAAATCATGTCCCATTTTTTCAATAGAAAGACCTGTCATATATTTATCCATACAAAGCTGAGAAGCTTCAGGACCTGAGCCATTATAAAAGAGCTTTGCATCTTCTAAGAGCTCTTGATAGGTTCCATCCTCTCCGCTGCCACCATGCAAGCCTAGGAAGATAAAAGCTTTTTCATGAGAAGCGTCTTCTATAAATCGAGAGAATGTCAACTTTTCAGGAACCTCTTGCATGAAAGAGGCTCCTTCAATATTAAGACCCAGACGTTTTCGAATGGGTGTCACAAACTGGTCAAGTCTTTCGGTCATAGCATGGGAAGTCAAACAATTTTCATAGATTTCTTCCGCAGTATGATGCAAACAATAAACATAAGGAATTTTCCAAATATGCCCTTTAAAATCCAGAAAAAAAGGCTGCGGATCATAAAATTCAGATTTCATAAGCTTAAGCCAAACATTCGTTCCACTCATAACTGATACTTGACGTTCAGCTGTATTTCCTCCAAAAACAACCCAAACAGGATGCCGATTTAAACTTTGTTTTTCTTTTAAAAGGGGTATTTCAAGACCATATCTTTGACAAGCATTTTTTACAATATAAGTTAAAACTTCTTGATGTTTCATGCCAACGTAAGCTGCTTGTAAGAATAAAAAGCTATTTTGCTCCATGCCACTAATTGGATTAAAATCAGTAAAAACAATGTCTCCATTTTCTAAAAACCACCCATCCATTCGTACAAAGTCCCGAAGACCAAATAATGTAAAAAGATCTTGAGCTTTTTTTTGAATATCTTTAACGATCTCATCTCCAAAGGAAGGGGGGCAGAGCCATTT
This window harbors:
- the uvrA gene encoding excinuclease ABC subunit UvrA; this encodes MTKKSFLRIQGAREHNLKNISIDIPKNELVVITGLSGSGKSSLAFDTLYAEGQRRYVESLSAYARQFLELMQKPDVDAIEGLSPAISIEQKTTSNNPRSTVGTVTEIYDYLRLLFARIGVPYSPATNLPIESQTIDQMIDLIIKGYKDQKILLLAPVIRGRKGEYKKELTDFRKKGFGRVKIDGTLYEIENVPNLSKNQKHDISIVVDRVIVTEGIERRLADTIETILELSDGLLIVENADTGATQLFSSQFSCPVSGFTLEEIEPRLFSFNNPYGACSACDGLGVKLDMDPHLVVPNRGLSLMEGAIAPWSHAFSDYYVQTLESLARHYKFKMTTAFAFLPEHVQNILLYGSGKEKISFHYRENFKKYSLSKPFEGVIPNLTRRFIETESSSIREDIARYQSTHPCEACQGYRLKPEALCVKLKGLHIGQITAFSIQETLAWITDLSQELSGQKQAIGARILKEIYDRLGFLVSVGLGYLSLSRTSGTLSGGEGQRIRLASQIGSGLTGVLYVLDEPSIGLHQRDNAKLLTTLKRLRDLGNSVLVVEHDEDAMREADYLIDMGPGAGVHGGEIMAAGTPKEVINNPKSLTGQYLKGHKSIPLPNERRTAKKDQWISLKKASGNNLKNVSIDIPLGTLTCLTGVSGSGKSTLIIETLYKSLARILGSSTDIPLPYEKIEGLEFIDKVIDIDQSPIGRTPRSNPATYTGAFTPIREWFAQLPEAKARGYKAGRFSFNVKGGRCEACEGEGLIKIEMHFLPDVYVTCDQCKGKRYNRDTLDIHYKGKSIADILAMTVEEAADFFSAHPSLKDKFEILKKVGLGYIHLGQSATTLSGGEAQRIKLSKELSRRSTGQTIYILDEPTTGLHFEDVRKLLDVLNALVNQGNTVLVIEHNLEVIKTADWILDMGPEGGNDGGYLVAFGTPETVAKNPKSHTGHYLKPYLKKIFP